A genomic window from Helicobacter pylori includes:
- the pssA gene encoding CDP-diacylglycerol--serine O-phosphatidyltransferase: protein MPINPLYLFPNLFTASSIFLGMMSIFYASSYQFVMACWLVVASLILDGLDGRVARLTNTTSKFGIEFDSLADVVAFGVAPSLIAYFYVGYNFGRIGMAVSALFVIFGAIRLARFNISTNTSDPYSFIGIPIPAAAVLVVLCVLLDNKYHFLEGNTEKLFLSFIVLLGVLMVSNIRYPNFKKVKWNLKLFILVLIFLSLVFVRPLEALSVFMGLYLIYGIIRWLFLMVKIIFNKSKSA from the coding sequence ATGCCCATTAACCCTCTCTATTTATTCCCTAACCTTTTCACCGCTAGCAGTATTTTTTTAGGCATGATGAGTATTTTTTACGCTTCAAGCTATCAGTTTGTCATGGCATGCTGGTTGGTGGTAGCGAGTCTTATTTTAGACGGGCTTGATGGGCGCGTCGCAAGGCTTACCAACACCACTAGCAAATTTGGTATAGAATTTGACTCCTTAGCGGATGTCGTCGCTTTTGGGGTGGCTCCAAGCCTTATTGCTTACTTTTATGTGGGGTATAATTTCGGGCGCATAGGCATGGCGGTGAGCGCGTTGTTTGTGATTTTTGGAGCGATACGATTGGCGCGATTCAATATCAGCACCAACACAAGCGATCCCTATTCTTTCATCGGTATCCCCATTCCTGCTGCGGCGGTATTGGTGGTGCTTTGTGTGTTATTAGACAATAAATACCATTTTTTAGAAGGAAATACCGAAAAGTTATTTCTAAGCTTTATTGTTTTGTTAGGGGTGCTTATGGTGAGCAATATCCGCTACCCCAATTTCAAAAAAGTCAAGTGGAATCTCAAGCTTTTCATCTTAGTGTTGATTTTTTTATCGTTAGTGTTTGTGCGCCCTTTGGAAGCCTTAAGCGTGTTTATGGGGCTGTATTTGATTTATGGCATCATTCGTTGGCTCTTTTTAATGGTAAAAATTATTTTTAATAAAAGTAAGAGTGCATGA
- the prmA gene encoding 50S ribosomal protein L11 methyltransferase has protein sequence MLKSMYYEFFFIFPKERELFESFLLDATHLALEESSLENLKAFDDKETIGFISQSDWHYFATHSPLKKDLKENAKEKPPHLDDFIVLRSEKDLNSSLIPALEAFCLNLQQNLQNEFDFFYLSRNLASKDWLEAYKQAILPVQCAKFYIHPSWHQKPSHIATDSSIMIDPALAFGSGHHESTAMCLELLSDLDLKHKNALDVGCGSGILSIALKKQGVSALVACDTDSLAIEETLKNFSLNQILLSVQDKIICGSTQKIQGHFDIIVANIVADVIKSLYSEFVRLCNHTLILSGILETHLNSVLQIYYNGFEVLERRQRNEWVALKLLKKQSII, from the coding sequence GTGTTAAAATCAATGTATTATGAGTTTTTCTTTATCTTCCCTAAGGAGCGAGAGCTTTTTGAAAGCTTTCTTTTAGACGCCACGCATCTAGCCTTGGAAGAATCAAGCCTAGAAAATTTAAAAGCGTTTGACGATAAAGAAACCATTGGATTTATAAGCCAATCTGATTGGCATTATTTCGCCACTCATAGCCCCCTAAAAAAAGATTTAAAAGAAAATGCAAAAGAAAAACCCCCACACCTTGATGATTTTATTGTTCTACGCTCTGAAAAGGATTTGAATAGTTCGCTCATTCCAGCATTAGAAGCGTTTTGTTTAAATTTGCAACAAAACTTGCAAAACGAATTTGATTTTTTCTATCTTTCACGCAATCTCGCTTCAAAAGACTGGCTAGAAGCCTACAAACAAGCCATTTTACCGGTGCAATGCGCTAAATTTTACATACACCCTAGCTGGCATCAAAAACCAAGCCATATCGCTACGGATTCTAGCATAATGATTGACCCGGCTTTAGCCTTTGGATCAGGCCATCATGAAAGCACTGCTATGTGTTTGGAATTGCTCTCTGACCTTGATTTAAAGCATAAAAACGCTTTAGATGTGGGCTGTGGGAGCGGGATTTTAAGCATCGCTTTAAAAAAACAAGGCGTTAGTGCGTTAGTTGCTTGCGATACGGATAGTCTGGCCATTGAAGAAACCCTAAAAAATTTTAGTTTGAATCAAATTTTACTATCTGTGCAAGATAAAATCATTTGTGGCTCTACGCAAAAAATTCAAGGGCATTTTGATATAATTGTAGCGAACATTGTTGCAGATGTGATCAAGAGTTTGTATAGCGAATTTGTGCGGCTTTGTAACCACACTCTTATTTTATCAGGGATTTTAGAAACGCATTTAAACTCTGTTTTACAGATCTATTATAATGGGTTTGAGGTTTTAGAGCGACGACAGCGTAACGAATGGGTCGCTCTAAAATTGCTTAAAAAACAATCAATAATTTAA
- a CDS encoding chemotaxis response regulator CheY, producing the protein MKLLVVDDSSTMRRIIKNTLSRLGYEDVLEAEHGVEAWEKLDANADTKVLITDWNMPEMNGLDLVKKVRADNRFKEIPIIMITTEGGKAEVITALKAGVNNYIVKPFTPQVLKEKLEVVLGTND; encoded by the coding sequence TTGAAACTACTGGTAGTAGATGATAGCTCAACTATGAGAAGAATTATTAAAAACACGCTTTCACGCTTAGGTTATGAAGATGTTTTAGAAGCTGAGCATGGGGTAGAAGCTTGGGAAAAACTAGACGCTAATGCGGACACTAAGGTGTTGATTACAGACTGGAACATGCCTGAAATGAACGGCTTGGATCTCGTTAAAAAAGTGCGTGCGGATAACCGATTCAAAGAAATCCCTATCATTATGATCACTACAGAGGGCGGTAAGGCTGAGGTCATTACCGCTTTAAAAGCCGGTGTGAATAACTACATTGTGAAACCTTTTACCCCCCAGGTTTTGAAAGAAAAATTAGAGGTTGTTTTAGGGACGAACGATTGA
- a CDS encoding outer membrane protein: MYYLRILILSISFLNILNAENLSYMSSSYQIGTVFMRPLNANKLLQGASILQGYEVNPKNDWAYSRYYFFIDYGNVLFNEDSTLQANMFTYGVGGDFMVAYAKNPINRWAFFFGLQLAANTWILNNKVKDLVVNTWDSLKDFNFHNTYFRAIGKFGVQFRTIVLYHKVDVEIGMKIFLTPERRSLFERSFLFFVSHSWHF; encoded by the coding sequence GTGTATTATTTAAGAATTTTAATACTAAGTATAAGTTTTTTAAATATTTTAAATGCTGAAAATTTGAGTTACATGTCTTCTTCTTATCAAATAGGCACGGTGTTTATGCGTCCCTTAAACGCTAACAAGCTTTTGCAAGGGGCTTCAATCTTGCAAGGCTATGAAGTGAATCCTAAAAACGATTGGGCGTATTCTAGGTATTATTTCTTTATAGATTATGGTAATGTGCTTTTCAATGAGGACTCTACTTTACAAGCGAACATGTTCACTTATGGGGTGGGAGGGGATTTTATGGTCGCTTACGCTAAAAACCCCATTAATCGCTGGGCTTTTTTCTTTGGTTTGCAACTAGCGGCTAACACATGGATACTCAACAATAAAGTCAAAGATTTGGTGGTGAATACATGGGATTCGTTAAAAGATTTCAATTTTCATAACACTTATTTTAGGGCTATTGGGAAATTTGGGGTGCAGTTTCGCACGATCGTTTTGTATCATAAGGTGGATGTAGAAATCGGCATGAAAATCTTTTTAACGCCTGAAAGGCGCAGCTTGTTTGAAAGGAGTTTTTTGTTTTTTGTTTCGCATTCATGGCATTTTTAA
- a CDS encoding PP0621 family protein, with protein MLRILIPLLIIAWILWRLFLKQRPHKDNHKDNHSYTQQTPKELEDHMIVCSKCQTYVSSKDAIYSGTIAYCSETCLNDKR; from the coding sequence ATGTTAAGAATTTTAATCCCCCTACTCATTATTGCGTGGATCTTATGGCGTTTGTTTTTAAAGCAAAGACCCCATAAAGACAACCACAAAGACAACCATTCTTACACGCAACAAACCCCTAAAGAATTAGAAGATCACATGATTGTATGCTCTAAATGCCAAACCTATGTCTCTAGCAAAGACGCCATTTATAGCGGGACTATAGCGTATTGCAGTGAAACTTGCTTGAACGATAAGAGGTAG
- the rsmG gene encoding 16S rRNA (guanine(527)-N(7))-methyltransferase RsmG, translating into MNPLLQDYARILLEWNQTHNLSGAKHLNELEPQITDALKPLEFIKDFKSCLDIGSGAGLPAIPLALEKTKTKFILLEPRMKRAAFLNYLKSVLPLSNIEIVKKRLEEYQNPLQVDLITSRAVANSSFLIEKSQRFLNDKGYFLFYKGEQLKDEIAYKDTECFISKKRIYFYKSKESLC; encoded by the coding sequence ATGAACCCTTTATTGCAAGATTATGCACGCATCCTTTTAGAATGGAACCAAACGCACAATTTGAGCGGCGCGAAACATTTAAATGAGTTAGAACCTCAGATCACAGACGCTCTAAAACCCTTAGAATTTATCAAAGATTTTAAAAGTTGCTTGGATATTGGGAGCGGGGCGGGACTTCCTGCTATCCCTTTAGCCCTTGAAAAAACTAAAACAAAATTCATTCTTTTAGAGCCTAGAATGAAAAGAGCGGCTTTTTTAAACTACCTTAAAAGCGTTTTGCCTTTAAGCAATATTGAAATTGTGAAAAAGCGTTTGGAAGAGTATCAAAACCCCTTACAAGTGGATTTAATCACCTCTAGAGCGGTCGCTAACTCTTCTTTTTTGATAGAAAAAAGCCAACGCTTCCTGAACGATAAGGGGTATTTTTTATTCTATAAAGGCGAGCAGTTAAAAGATGAAATCGCTTATAAAGACACTGAATGCTTTATAAGTAAAAAGCGCATTTATTTTTACAAATCAAAGGAAAGTCTATGTTAA
- the queA gene encoding tRNA preQ1(34) S-adenosylmethionine ribosyltransferase-isomerase QueA has protein sequence MKEFDLESYDYHLPKELIANYPILLKEKAKLLVYERRSQTITHTTFEHVLDFFPKNALIVLNDTKVMKARLFGSKHAFLPSKTTEVFFHRFFKDNSALTQIKGKIKVGDRIFFDGNHYAEVLELLHNGQRLIAFYDHKTPLDQASILKLLEQYGHMPLPPYIKRADESLDAREYQSVFAKHIGAVAAPTASLHFSQNTLENLLKDFKHTFLTLHVGAGTFASVETKDIREHQIHTEVLHIPKKSQEILQKSQKILCIGTTALRSVEYFKRLKNPNQEAFECDIFLHLANPIQHVNYLLTNFHLPKSSLLMLVSAMIGLEKTKEIYQIAIEKKYRFYSYGDGMLIL, from the coding sequence TTGAAAGAATTTGATTTAGAAAGCTATGATTATCATTTGCCTAAAGAATTGATTGCAAACTACCCCATTTTACTCAAAGAAAAGGCTAAATTACTCGTATATGAAAGGCGTTCGCAAACAATCACGCACACCACTTTTGAGCATGTTTTAGACTTTTTCCCTAAGAACGCCCTTATTGTGTTGAATGACACTAAAGTGATGAAAGCTAGGCTTTTTGGATCTAAACATGCTTTTTTGCCATCAAAAACGACCGAAGTGTTTTTCCACCGCTTTTTTAAAGACAATAGCGCTTTAACTCAAATCAAGGGCAAGATCAAAGTGGGGGATAGGATTTTTTTTGATGGAAATCATTACGCTGAAGTCTTGGAATTACTCCATAACGGACAACGCTTGATCGCTTTTTATGACCATAAAACCCCCCTAGATCAAGCAAGCATTTTAAAACTTTTAGAACAATACGGGCATATGCCCTTGCCCCCCTACATTAAAAGAGCCGATGAAAGTTTAGATGCGCGTGAATACCAGAGCGTGTTCGCTAAACATATCGGCGCGGTGGCTGCCCCTACGGCGTCATTGCATTTTTCTCAAAATACTTTAGAAAATTTATTGAAAGACTTTAAACACACTTTTTTAACCTTGCATGTGGGGGCTGGGACTTTTGCTAGCGTAGAAACTAAAGACATTAGAGAGCATCAAATCCATACAGAGGTTTTGCACATTCCTAAAAAGAGCCAAGAAATTTTGCAAAAATCCCAAAAGATTTTATGCATCGGCACGACCGCTTTAAGGAGCGTGGAATATTTCAAGCGTTTAAAAAACCCTAATCAAGAGGCGTTTGAATGCGACATTTTCTTGCATCTTGCTAACCCGATCCAGCATGTTAATTACTTGCTCACTAATTTCCACTTGCCCAAATCAAGCCTTTTGATGCTTGTGAGCGCGATGATAGGCTTAGAAAAAACCAAAGAAATCTACCAAATAGCCATAGAAAAAAAGTATCGTTTTTATTCTTATGGCGATGGGATGTTGATTTTATGA
- the tatC gene encoding twin-arginine translocase subunit TatC, producing MFEDLKPHLQELRKRLMVSVGTILVAFLGCFHFWKNIFEFVKNSYKGTLIQLSPIEGVMVAVKISFSAAIVISMPIIFWQLWLFIAPGLYKNEKKVILPFVFFGSGMFLIGAAFSYYVVFPFIIEYLATFGSDVFAANISASSYVSFFTRLILGFGVAFELPVLAYFLAKVGLITDASLKAYFKYAIVVIFIVAAIITPPDVVSQIFMALPLVGLYGLSILIAKFVNPAPKDEEENNKENKKSES from the coding sequence ATGTTTGAAGATTTAAAACCGCATTTACAGGAATTAAGAAAGCGTTTGATGGTTTCTGTAGGAACGATTTTAGTGGCGTTTTTAGGGTGTTTCCATTTTTGGAAAAATATTTTTGAATTTGTTAAAAACTCCTATAAAGGCACGCTCATTCAATTATCCCCTATTGAAGGGGTCATGGTGGCGGTGAAAATCAGTTTTTCAGCCGCTATTGTCATTTCCATGCCGATTATTTTTTGGCAATTATGGCTCTTTATCGCTCCAGGGCTTTATAAGAATGAAAAAAAAGTGATTTTGCCTTTTGTGTTTTTTGGGAGCGGGATGTTTTTGATTGGGGCGGCGTTTTCTTACTATGTGGTGTTCCCTTTTATCATTGAATATTTAGCCACTTTTGGGAGCGATGTGTTTGCGGCTAATATTTCTGCATCCAGTTATGTGAGCTTTTTCACACGCTTGATTTTAGGCTTTGGCGTGGCGTTTGAACTGCCCGTTTTGGCGTATTTTTTAGCTAAAGTGGGCTTGATTACCGATGCGAGCTTGAAAGCGTATTTTAAATACGCTATTGTAGTGATTTTTATTGTAGCAGCGATTATCACTCCCCCTGATGTGGTGAGTCAAATCTTTATGGCATTGCCTTTAGTGGGGCTTTATGGGCTTTCTATTTTGATTGCAAAATTTGTCAATCCGGCTCCTAAAGACGAGGAAGAAAACAACAAAGAAAATAAAAAGAGCGAGTCGTAG
- the tatB gene encoding Sec-independent protein translocase protein TatB: protein MFGMGFFEILVVLVVAIIFLGPEKFPQAVVDMVKFFRAVKKTLNDAKDTLDKEINIEEIKKETLEYQKLFENKIEDLKGVKIEELEDAKIVAEKEIKSVQELMQDYKQSLENNTPPNHSNEEISNEEVSSEETLNEKVSSGESPKEIELTANSSTTKHNKEKEHV, encoded by the coding sequence ATGTTTGGCATGGGCTTTTTTGAAATCCTTGTGGTGTTGGTTGTAGCGATTATTTTTTTAGGGCCAGAAAAATTCCCCCAAGCTGTCGTGGATATGGTGAAATTTTTTCGCGCGGTTAAAAAAACGCTCAATGACGCTAAGGACACTTTGGACAAAGAAATCAATATTGAAGAAATCAAAAAAGAAACCTTAGAGTATCAAAAACTCTTTGAAAACAAGATTGAAGATCTTAAAGGCGTTAAGATTGAAGAATTAGAAGACGCTAAAATAGTGGCAGAAAAAGAGATTAAAAGCGTTCAAGAATTGATGCAAGATTACAAACAAAGCCTAGAGAACAACACGCCCCCTAACCACTCCAATGAAGAAATCTCCAACGAAGAAGTTTCTAGTGAAGAAACTTTAAATGAAAAAGTTTCAAGCGGTGAATCTCCTAAAGAGATAGAATTAACCGCTAATAGCAGCACGACAAAACACAACAAAGAAAAAGAGCATGTTTGA
- the ruvB gene encoding Holliday junction branch migration DNA helicase RuvB — MKERIVNLETLDFETSQEVSLRPDLWEDFIGQEKIKNNLQISICAAKKRQESLDHMLFFGPPGLGKTSISHIIAKEMETNIKITAAPMIEKSGDLAAILTNLQAKDILFIDEIHRLSPAIEEVLYPAMEDFRLDIIIGSGPAAQTIKIDLPPFTLIGATTRAGMLSNPLRDRFGMSFRMQFYSPSELALIIKKAAAKLNQDIKEESADEIAKRSRGTPRIALRLLKRVRDFALVKNSSLMDLNITLHALNELGVNELGFDEADLAYLSLLANAQGKPVGLNTIAASMREDEGTIEDVIEPFLLANGYLERTAKGRIATPKTYALLKIPTLNPQTLF, encoded by the coding sequence ATGAAAGAACGGATAGTCAATTTAGAAACTTTGGATTTTGAAACTTCCCAAGAAGTGAGTTTGCGCCCTGATCTTTGGGAAGATTTTATCGGTCAAGAAAAGATTAAAAACAACTTGCAAATTTCTATTTGTGCGGCTAAAAAACGCCAAGAAAGTTTGGATCACATGCTCTTTTTTGGCCCACCGGGTTTGGGTAAAACCTCTATCAGTCATATCATCGCTAAAGAAATGGAAACCAATATCAAAATCACCGCCGCTCCCATGATAGAAAAAAGCGGTGATTTGGCTGCCATTCTCACTAATTTGCAAGCCAAAGACATTCTTTTTATTGATGAAATCCACCGGCTTAGCCCAGCGATTGAAGAGGTTTTATACCCGGCTATGGAAGATTTTAGGTTGGATATTATCATAGGCTCAGGCCCGGCCGCTCAAACCATTAAAATTGATTTGCCCCCTTTCACCCTTATTGGCGCTACTACTAGAGCAGGAATGCTCTCTAACCCTTTGAGAGACAGATTTGGCATGAGTTTTAGGATGCAATTTTATAGCCCTAGTGAACTGGCTCTCATCATCAAAAAAGCCGCCGCCAAACTCAATCAAGACATCAAAGAAGAAAGCGCTGATGAAATCGCTAAAAGGAGTAGAGGCACGCCTAGAATCGCTTTAAGGCTTTTAAAAAGGGTGCGCGATTTTGCACTCGTTAAAAATTCAAGCTTGATGGATTTAAATATCACTTTGCATGCTTTAAATGAGTTAGGCGTGAATGAATTAGGATTTGACGAAGCGGATTTGGCGTATTTATCCTTGTTGGCCAACGCTCAAGGAAAACCGGTTGGCTTGAACACGATTGCGGCGTCTATGAGAGAAGATGAAGGCACGATTGAAGATGTGATTGAGCCTTTTTTACTCGCTAATGGTTATTTAGAACGCACCGCTAAAGGCAGGATCGCCACGCCTAAAACTTACGCGCTTTTAAAAATCCCCACTTTAAACCCCCAAACTTTATTTTAA
- the panB gene encoding 3-methyl-2-oxobutanoate hydroxymethyltransferase: protein MSMQTAKTKKITLNHLQAKKNHEKIIAITAYDALFAQIFDPLVDVILVGDSLNMSFFNQNDTLSASFEMMLYHTKAVCAGAKTPFIITDMPFGSYKDKKTALKNAIRVYKETQASAIKLEGGKEKAKLVKTLTNEGIIVVGHIGLMPQFVRLDGGYKIKGKNEEQQKKLLEDALSLEEAGVGLLVLEGITTPIAQTITQQIKIPTIGIGSGKDCDGQILVWSDMLGFFDGFKPKFVREYLKGKELVQKAIEQYADDVKKGFFPNELESYH, encoded by the coding sequence ATGAGCATGCAAACCGCTAAAACCAAAAAAATCACCCTCAACCATCTCCAAGCTAAAAAAAATCACGAAAAAATCATCGCCATTACCGCTTATGATGCCCTGTTCGCTCAAATATTTGACCCGCTAGTGGATGTGATTTTAGTGGGCGATAGTTTGAATATGAGTTTTTTCAACCAAAACGACACTTTAAGCGCGAGTTTTGAGATGATGCTCTATCACACCAAAGCGGTTTGCGCGGGCGCTAAAACCCCTTTTATCATCACAGACATGCCCTTTGGAAGCTATAAAGACAAAAAAACAGCCCTAAAAAACGCCATTAGAGTTTATAAAGAAACCCAAGCGAGCGCGATCAAACTAGAAGGGGGGAAAGAAAAGGCAAAGCTCGTTAAAACGCTCACTAATGAAGGTATTATTGTAGTGGGGCATATCGGCTTGATGCCCCAATTTGTGCGCCTTGATGGAGGTTATAAGATTAAGGGTAAAAATGAAGAGCAACAAAAAAAGCTTTTAGAAGACGCGTTGAGTTTAGAAGAGGCTGGGGTGGGCTTGTTGGTTTTAGAAGGCATAACCACCCCTATCGCCCAAACAATCACCCAACAAATCAAAATCCCCACGATCGGCATAGGGAGCGGCAAGGATTGCGATGGGCAGATTTTAGTGTGGAGCGATATGTTAGGCTTTTTTGATGGTTTTAAGCCCAAATTCGTGCGAGAATATCTTAAAGGGAAAGAATTGGTTCAAAAAGCGATTGAACAATACGCTGATGATGTGAAAAAAGGGTTTTTCCCTAACGAGTTAGAAAGTTATCATTAA
- a CDS encoding outer membrane beta-barrel protein → MCSKKIRNLILCLSLILSLHAEENTENMTEANATEENTSKDAPILLEEKRAQTLELNEEKKEVAKSVDEKSLLEEIHKKKRQLYMLKGELHEKNEAILFQQMAKNKSGFFIGAILGDIGINAHPYEKFELLSGIQASPLLYGLRSGYQKYFANGISGLRFYGEYLGGAMKGFKSDSLVSYQTASLNIDLLMDKPIDKEKRFALGIFGGVGVGWNGMYQNLKEIKGYSQPNAFGLVLNLGVSMTLNLKHRFELALKMPPLKETSQTFLYYFKSTNIYYISYNYLL, encoded by the coding sequence ATGTGTTCTAAAAAAATAAGAAATCTTATTTTATGTTTGAGCTTGATATTAAGCTTGCATGCTGAAGAAAATACAGAAAACATGACTGAAGCGAATGCGACTGAAGAAAATACTTCTAAAGACGCCCCTATTCTTTTGGAAGAAAAACGCGCCCAAACGCTAGAGCTTAATGAAGAAAAAAAAGAAGTTGCAAAGAGCGTTGATGAAAAAAGTTTGCTTGAAGAAATCCATAAGAAAAAACGCCAGCTTTACATGCTCAAAGGGGAATTGCATGAAAAAAATGAAGCTATTTTATTCCAGCAAATGGCTAAAAATAAGAGTGGTTTTTTTATAGGGGCTATCCTTGGCGATATAGGGATTAATGCCCATCCTTATGAGAAGTTTGAACTTTTAAGCGGCATTCAAGCGTCTCCTTTATTGTATGGTTTAAGGAGTGGCTATCAAAAGTATTTTGCTAACGGGATTAGCGGGTTACGCTTTTATGGGGAGTATTTAGGGGGAGCGATGAAAGGGTTTAAAAGCGATTCTTTAGTCTCTTATCAAACCGCAAGCTTGAATATTGATCTATTGATGGATAAGCCTATTGATAAAGAAAAAAGGTTTGCGTTAGGAATATTTGGAGGCGTTGGAGTGGGGTGGAACGGGATGTATCAAAATTTAAAAGAAATCAAAGGGTATTCGCAGCCCAATGCGTTTGGGCTAGTGTTAAATCTAGGGGTGAGCATGACGCTCAACCTCAAACACCGCTTTGAATTAGCCCTAAAAATGCCCCCCTTAAAAGAAACTTCGCAAACCTTTTTATATTATTTTAAAAGCACTAATATTTATTATATTAGTTACAACTATTTATTGTAA
- a CDS encoding outer membrane beta-barrel protein, whose translation MLKLKYGLIYLALIMGLQATDYDNLEEENQQLDEKIKNLKQQLTEKGVSPKEMDKDKFEEEYLERTYPKLSSKKRKKLLKAYSIADDKSGVFLGGGYAYGELNLSYQGEMLGRYGVNSSSAFKNNIKINAPVSMISAKFGYQKYFVPYFGTRFYGDLLLGGGVLKEVALKQPVGSFIYVLGAVNTDLLFDMPLDFKTKKHFLGVYAGFGIGLMLYQDKPNQNGRDLIVGGYSSPNFLWKSLIEVDYTFNVGVSLTLYRKHRLEIGTKLPISYLRMGVEEGAIYQNKEDDERLLISANNQFKRSSFLLVNYAFIF comes from the coding sequence ATGTTGAAACTTAAATATGGTTTGATTTATCTGGCGCTTATTATGGGGCTTCAAGCAACAGATTATGACAATTTAGAAGAAGAAAACCAACAATTAGATGAAAAAATAAAAAATTTAAAACAACAGCTTACCGAAAAAGGGGTTTCGCCCAAAGAGATGGATAAGGATAAGTTTGAAGAAGAATATTTAGAGCGGACTTACCCTAAGCTTTCTTCAAAAAAGAGGAAAAAATTACTCAAGGCTTATTCCATAGCCGATGATAAGAGTGGGGTGTTTTTAGGGGGTGGGTATGCTTATGGCGAACTTAACTTATCTTATCAAGGGGAAATGTTAGGCAGATATGGCGTGAATAGCTCTAGCGCGTTTAAAAACAATATTAAAATTAATGCGCCTGTTTCTATGATTAGCGCTAAATTTGGGTATCAAAAATACTTTGTGCCTTATTTTGGGACACGATTTTATGGGGATTTATTGCTTGGGGGAGGGGTGTTAAAAGAGGTTGCTCTTAAGCAACCTGTAGGCTCGTTTATCTATGTTTTAGGGGCTGTCAATACGGATTTATTGTTTGATATGCCTTTAGATTTTAAGACGAAAAAGCATTTTTTGGGCGTTTATGCGGGTTTTGGGATAGGGCTTATGCTTTATCAAGACAAGCCTAATCAAAACGGGAGAGATTTGATTGTAGGGGGTTATTCAAGCCCTAATTTTTTATGGAAATCCTTGATTGAAGTGGATTACACTTTTAATGTGGGCGTGAGTTTGACGCTTTATAGGAAACACCGCTTAGAGATTGGCACCAAATTACCGATTAGCTATTTGAGGATGGGGGTAGAAGAGGGAGCGATTTATCAAAATAAAGAAGATGATGAGCGTTTGTTGATTTCGGCTAACAACCAATTCAAACGCTCCAGTTTTTTATTAGTGAATTACGCGTTCATTTTTTAA